From the Acidilutibacter cellobiosedens genome, one window contains:
- a CDS encoding PTS sugar transporter subunit IIB, with translation MKKFIVACNNGVATSQTIASKVNSLLEERGVKNARVEAVDIKSIDTYLSTADAYICVIAPDKEYDLPVINGVSFLTGVGAEEELQKLIDIANS, from the coding sequence GTGAAAAAATTTATTGTTGCATGTAATAATGGAGTTGCTACATCACAGACAATTGCCAGTAAAGTCAATAGCTTGCTGGAAGAGAGAGGAGTGAAAAATGCAAGGGTTGAAGCTGTAGATATAAAATCAATTGATACCTATTTATCTACTGCAGATGCTTATATCTGTGTTATAGCTCCCGATAAGGAATATGATTTGCCTGTAATTAACGGAGTTTCATTTTTAACTGGTGTGGGAGCTGAAGAAGAACTTCAGAAATTAATTGATATAGCAAATAGTTAA
- a CDS encoding PTS galactitol transporter subunit IIC, which yields MSTIINIFNFIVNDLGSTLFLPALMMILGLCMGMKVKKAFSAAITFGVALAAMSLVIGYMTGAISPAAQAMSKTVGKTFDVVDGGWVTLASITWSWKYAFLLFPFQIVINLLMFFMGKTKTINVDLWNVWGKVFQTIVIKAITGSILLGLVVAALRIVLELILGDALQPRVLEKSGVPGVTCPHSLFLFGSVIYPIDMLLRKIPALSRRKFDAAYLKEKIGIFAENHVMGFILGVLFGLVAKYSVVKSLTLGITCAAAMTLLPMATKLFMQALAPISDACTSFMKKKVKGREVFIGLDAPIILGNPEIWVSCMITIPFLLIWAVALPQNRMLPFAGIVNLALALCAFYVCDGNLVRMLIIMCGVGAPIFLLCGTAMAPMISELAVQNGFIAAGTLVSNSALDAPVFCYAFSFIWKITKGNLLPLICVIYYIFGYILMIRDLRKTYAKQDSTNVVSD from the coding sequence ATGAGTACTATTATCAATATTTTTAATTTTATAGTAAACGATCTGGGTTCAACTTTGTTCTTACCGGCTTTAATGATGATTTTAGGATTGTGTATGGGAATGAAGGTTAAGAAAGCCTTTTCAGCAGCTATTACCTTTGGCGTGGCTCTTGCTGCCATGTCTTTGGTTATAGGTTATATGACCGGTGCAATTTCACCTGCAGCCCAGGCTATGTCAAAGACTGTAGGTAAAACGTTTGATGTGGTAGATGGCGGCTGGGTGACATTAGCCTCAATAACATGGTCATGGAAGTATGCATTTTTACTTTTCCCATTTCAAATTGTAATAAACCTATTGATGTTTTTCATGGGTAAAACAAAAACTATAAATGTTGACCTGTGGAATGTCTGGGGAAAGGTATTTCAAACTATAGTTATTAAAGCTATCACAGGGAGCATATTGTTAGGTTTAGTTGTGGCTGCATTGAGAATAGTTCTTGAATTGATACTCGGTGATGCATTACAGCCTAGGGTTCTTGAAAAGTCAGGAGTTCCCGGAGTTACTTGTCCTCATAGTTTATTTTTATTCGGCAGCGTTATATATCCTATAGATATGCTTTTAAGAAAAATTCCGGCTTTAAGCAGGAGAAAGTTTGATGCCGCATATTTAAAGGAAAAGATAGGGATATTTGCCGAAAACCATGTAATGGGATTTATTTTAGGTGTTCTTTTTGGACTAGTTGCTAAGTACAGTGTTGTTAAGTCTTTAACTTTGGGGATCACCTGTGCCGCCGCTATGACCTTATTGCCAATGGCCACAAAGTTATTTATGCAAGCCTTGGCTCCTATATCGGACGCTTGCACATCTTTTATGAAGAAGAAGGTTAAAGGCAGAGAGGTATTTATTGGTCTTGATGCACCTATAATCTTAGGTAATCCCGAAATCTGGGTCTCATGTATGATTACCATACCGTTTCTTTTAATCTGGGCAGTAGCATTACCTCAGAACAGGATGCTTCCTTTTGCAGGGATAGTTAACTTAGCATTGGCATTATGTGCTTTCTATGTTTGTGACGGGAATCTTGTCAGAATGTTGATAATAATGTGCGGTGTCGGCGCTCCGATATTCCTTCTTTGCGGTACTGCTATGGCTCCTATGATTTCCGAACTTGCTGTGCAAAATGGGTTCATTGCTGCCGGGACACTTGTTTCTAACTCTGCTTTAGATGCACCGGTCTTTTGCTATGCGTTCTCGTTTATATGGAAGATTACGAAAGGTAATTTATTACCGTTAATCTGTGTAATATACTATATTTTCGGATATATATTGATGATCCGTGATTTAAGAAAAACTTATGCTAAACAAGATTCAACCAATGTAGTAAGTGATTAA
- a CDS encoding transposase, producing MGRNCLKQILTYINNVYDVGEKINSLKNKNKSPVKISTISFIVLFGFMIQIRSFNRLEHLLKRNRFKKLLPKKTKMPYIDAVRRSLSDFELDGLKNFHSHIVKNTIKNKVFRNGTIDGLKVVAIDGTELFESTKKCCDKCLTRNDKNGTKHYFHTSIVCAAVGSDPHIIMGQEMLNPKKDSSDKNEGEITGAKRLIKKLYGEFHHFADIIVADALYCKSTWIKEVLSIGMDAVIRVKEERLHIIKDALALFKCREADKELLIKQGNKKYTIIKVWDEDNFEMSDSNIKARFLKFVEEIHTGDKIEFKETWIITTDKFTPLETLWKIIHNRWHIENNAFHQLKTEWHLDYCFLHSSTGVETVLMFIIIAFNLMQLYFFRCIRNFRKKHLLQIDFIEDIKDELVIINNWINPIFETG from the coding sequence ATGGGAAGAAATTGTTTGAAACAAATTCTCACCTACATTAATAATGTATACGATGTTGGTGAAAAAATCAATAGCTTGAAAAATAAAAACAAATCGCCAGTGAAAATTTCTACTATTTCATTTATCGTATTGTTTGGATTTATGATTCAAATTAGAAGTTTTAATAGATTAGAACACTTGCTTAAAAGAAATAGATTTAAAAAGTTGCTGCCTAAGAAAACAAAAATGCCCTACATTGATGCAGTTAGACGATCACTTAGTGATTTCGAGTTGGATGGATTAAAGAATTTTCATAGTCATATAGTAAAAAATACTATTAAAAATAAAGTTTTCAGGAATGGAACTATTGATGGCCTAAAGGTAGTTGCAATAGACGGGACAGAACTATTTGAAAGTACTAAAAAATGTTGCGATAAATGCCTTACGCGTAATGATAAAAATGGAACCAAGCATTATTTTCATACATCCATTGTATGTGCTGCAGTAGGCTCCGATCCACATATTATTATGGGGCAAGAAATGCTGAACCCAAAGAAAGATAGTTCAGATAAAAACGAAGGTGAAATTACAGGTGCAAAAAGACTTATAAAAAAACTATATGGAGAGTTCCATCACTTTGCTGACATTATTGTTGCTGACGCTTTATATTGTAAATCTACTTGGATTAAAGAGGTCCTTTCAATAGGCATGGATGCAGTTATAAGAGTTAAGGAAGAAAGACTCCATATTATTAAAGATGCATTAGCCTTATTTAAATGCCGTGAGGCAGATAAAGAATTGCTTATAAAACAAGGTAATAAAAAATATACGATAATTAAAGTCTGGGATGAAGATAACTTTGAAATGTCAGATTCGAATATTAAAGCTAGATTTTTAAAGTTTGTAGAAGAAATCCATACCGGGGATAAAATAGAATTCAAAGAAACATGGATTATAACAACAGACAAATTTACACCATTAGAGACTCTATGGAAAATAATACATAATAGATGGCATATCGAAAATAATGCATTTCACCAATTGAAAACTGAATGGCATTTGGATTATTGCTTTCTTCATAGCTCTACAGGAGTTGAGACGGTATTAATGTTTATAATCATTGCTTTTAATTTAATGCAGTTATATTTTTTTAGATGTATAAGAAACTTTAGGAAGAAACATTTGCTTCAAATAGATTTTATTGAAGATATAAAAGATGAACTTGTCATAATAAATAATTGGATAAATCCCATATTTGAAACGGGATGA